The following are from one region of the Strix uralensis isolate ZFMK-TIS-50842 chromosome 4, bStrUra1, whole genome shotgun sequence genome:
- the RTKN gene encoding rhotekin isoform X5, with amino-acid sequence MFCRNERSRVTVARGSALEMEIRRGRCRLSLLADCAQDTEIQRKLERELRLREGACKLLGACSRREQALEAAKSLLVCNSRVLAYMAELQRRKEAQVLRRTARRPSDAGPADERLPCRGTVCVSDLRIPLMWKDTEYFRNKGELHRCAVFCLLQLGAEIHDTPMVLVDRTLTDICFESAVLFSEAGPDFELKVELYSAGLAGGAAQGSTPKKLATRLSTSLGRSAGKRVRAAMEGGPGSPPGNGGTGPLLLPAPNVPGPKFHLLAHTVLSLAEVQDGFRTHDLAIASNEESSFWLPLYGSMCCRLAAQPRCMATPVTSGFLRLQAGAEAQSGARLFCVLRGTDLLCYRGPGEAEAGQEPALTIAVNKETRIRATEREGRGHPPGMAVTNRYGGEEVTHTLLAESRPEAQRWMEAFWQHFYDMSQWKQCCDELMRIEVPPPRRAPAVLPRQGSLYHEMALPGPAVPPPACEGLLLQDNAVSAEIRALLSSYYSDR; translated from the exons GGCGCTGGAGATGGAGATCCGCCGCGGGCGCTGCCGCCTCAGCCTGCTGGCCGACTGCGCGCAG GACACGGAGATCCAGCGGAAGCTGGAGCGGGAGCTGCGGCTGCGGGAAGGCGCCTGCAAGCTGCTGGGGGCCTGCAGCCGGCGGGAACAGGCGCTCGAGGCCGCCAAGAGCCTCCTGGTCTGCAACTCCCGCGTCCTGGCCTACATGGCCGAGCTGCAGCGCAGGAAGGAGGCGCAGGTGCTGCGGCGGACGGCCCGGCG CCCCTCGGACGCCGGCCCCGCGGACGAGCGCTTGCCGTGCCGCGGCACCGTCTGCGTCTCAG ACCTGCGCATCCCGCTGATGTGGAAGGACACCGAGTACTTCAGGAACAAGGGGG AGCTGCACCGCTGCGCCGtgttctgcctgctgcagctgggggccGAGATCCACGACACCCCCATGGTGCTGGTGGACCGGACCCTCACCGACATCTGCTTCGAGAGCGCCGTCCTCTT CTCGGAGGCCGGCCCCGACTTTGAGCTGAAGGTGGAGCTGTAcagcgcggggctggcggggggggcggcgcaGGGCAGCACCCCCAAAAAACTGGCCACGCGCCTCAGCACCTCCCTGGGACGCTCCGCCGGCAAACGGGTGCGCGCGGCCATGGAGGGGGGGCCCGGCAGCCCCCCCGGCAACGGCGGCACCGGCCCCCTCCTGCTGCCGGCCCCCAACGTGCC gggccCCAAATTCCACTTGCTGGCCCACACCGTCCTCTCCCTGGCCGAGGTGCAGGACGGCTTCCGCACCCACGACCTCGCCATCGCCAGCAACG agGAGAGCTCCTTCTGGCTGCCGCTCTACGGCAGCATGTGCTGTCGCCTGGCTGCACAGCCCCGGTGCATGGCCACCCCCGTCACCAGCGGCTTCCTCCGGCTGCAG GCGGGGGCCGAGGCGCAGAGCGGGGCCCGTCTCTTCTGCGTCCTGCGCGGCACCGACCTCCTCTGCTACCGCGGCCCCGGCGAGGCCGAGGCGGGGCAGGAGCCGGCCCTCACCATCGCCGTCAACAAG GAGACCCGGATCCGCGCGACGGAGCGGGAGGGGCGCGGGCACCCCCCCGGCATGGCCGTCACCAACCGCTACGGCGGCGAGGAGGTGACCCACACGCTGCTGGCCGAGAGCCGGCCCGAGGCGCAGCGCTGGATGGAGGCCTTCTGGCAGCACTTCTACGACATGA gccAGTGGAAGCAGTGCTGTGACGAGCTGATGCGGATTGaggtgccgccgccgcgccgggcgccTGCGGTGCTGCCACGCCAGGGCTCGCTCTACCACGAGATGG ccctgcctggcccggccgtgcccccccccgcctgcgAAGGGCTCCTGCTGCAGGATAACGCCGTCTCGGCGGAGATCcgggctctgctctcctcctaTTACAGCGACAGGTGA
- the RTKN gene encoding rhotekin isoform X4 — protein sequence MFCRNERSRVTVARGSALEMEIRRGRCRLSLLADCAQDTEIQRKLERELRLREGACKLLGACSRREQALEAAKSLLVCNSRVLAYMAELQRRKEAQVLRRTARRPSDAGPADERLPCRGTVCVSDLRIPLMWKDTEYFRNKGELHRCAVFCLLQLGAEIHDTPMVLVDRTLTDICFESAVLFSEAGPDFELKVELYSAGLAGGAAQGSTPKKLATRLSTSLGRSAGKRVRAAMEGGPGSPPGNGGTGPLLLPAPNVPGPKFHLLAHTVLSLAEVQDGFRTHDLAIASNEESSFWLPLYGSMCCRLAAQPRCMATPVTSGFLRLQAGAEAQSGARLFCVLRGTDLLCYRGPGEAEAGQEPALTIAVNKETRIRATEREGRGHPPGMAVTNRYGGEEVTHTLLAESRPEAQRWMEAFWQHFYDMSQWKQCCDELMRIEVPPPRRAPAVLPRQGSLYHEMALPGPAVPPPACEGLLLQDNAVSAEIRALLSSYYSDSY from the exons GGCGCTGGAGATGGAGATCCGCCGCGGGCGCTGCCGCCTCAGCCTGCTGGCCGACTGCGCGCAG GACACGGAGATCCAGCGGAAGCTGGAGCGGGAGCTGCGGCTGCGGGAAGGCGCCTGCAAGCTGCTGGGGGCCTGCAGCCGGCGGGAACAGGCGCTCGAGGCCGCCAAGAGCCTCCTGGTCTGCAACTCCCGCGTCCTGGCCTACATGGCCGAGCTGCAGCGCAGGAAGGAGGCGCAGGTGCTGCGGCGGACGGCCCGGCG CCCCTCGGACGCCGGCCCCGCGGACGAGCGCTTGCCGTGCCGCGGCACCGTCTGCGTCTCAG ACCTGCGCATCCCGCTGATGTGGAAGGACACCGAGTACTTCAGGAACAAGGGGG AGCTGCACCGCTGCGCCGtgttctgcctgctgcagctgggggccGAGATCCACGACACCCCCATGGTGCTGGTGGACCGGACCCTCACCGACATCTGCTTCGAGAGCGCCGTCCTCTT CTCGGAGGCCGGCCCCGACTTTGAGCTGAAGGTGGAGCTGTAcagcgcggggctggcggggggggcggcgcaGGGCAGCACCCCCAAAAAACTGGCCACGCGCCTCAGCACCTCCCTGGGACGCTCCGCCGGCAAACGGGTGCGCGCGGCCATGGAGGGGGGGCCCGGCAGCCCCCCCGGCAACGGCGGCACCGGCCCCCTCCTGCTGCCGGCCCCCAACGTGCC gggccCCAAATTCCACTTGCTGGCCCACACCGTCCTCTCCCTGGCCGAGGTGCAGGACGGCTTCCGCACCCACGACCTCGCCATCGCCAGCAACG agGAGAGCTCCTTCTGGCTGCCGCTCTACGGCAGCATGTGCTGTCGCCTGGCTGCACAGCCCCGGTGCATGGCCACCCCCGTCACCAGCGGCTTCCTCCGGCTGCAG GCGGGGGCCGAGGCGCAGAGCGGGGCCCGTCTCTTCTGCGTCCTGCGCGGCACCGACCTCCTCTGCTACCGCGGCCCCGGCGAGGCCGAGGCGGGGCAGGAGCCGGCCCTCACCATCGCCGTCAACAAG GAGACCCGGATCCGCGCGACGGAGCGGGAGGGGCGCGGGCACCCCCCCGGCATGGCCGTCACCAACCGCTACGGCGGCGAGGAGGTGACCCACACGCTGCTGGCCGAGAGCCGGCCCGAGGCGCAGCGCTGGATGGAGGCCTTCTGGCAGCACTTCTACGACATGA gccAGTGGAAGCAGTGCTGTGACGAGCTGATGCGGATTGaggtgccgccgccgcgccgggcgccTGCGGTGCTGCCACGCCAGGGCTCGCTCTACCACGAGATGG ccctgcctggcccggccgtgcccccccccgcctgcgAAGGGCTCCTGCTGCAGGATAACGCCGTCTCGGCGGAGATCcgggctctgctctcctcctaTTACAGCGACAG CTATTGA